One genomic window of Salipiger abyssi includes the following:
- a CDS encoding ABC transporter permease, whose translation MSASEAFMRWRYRLIPDHVVGEILSKNWIDNAIPILFLGVAVAIFSTILPGVMTTGSLAILARVLGEYLFIAMGMTLVLKAGGIDLSVGSNFALCNFGALYLVNALGLPLIVVIPAVLFLGGLVGAVNGFLVGYLRLRAFLTTLVTLILVRAIVELLSLKYSVAASYSETLVPQWDFLGAADILGVPFSLIVAGIVAVATHILMTRMRFGWHLSAVGGSRRSAFNIGLPVKRIVAQTYIFSGVFTAAGALFYASRLGSTSGTVGVGLEIIILTAAVLGGNSLGGGRGSVAKTVIGTMIVVLVSNALIRMGLRTGASELVLGTIMLGAVAIDVKWMKNRLKVLNKAYVSPTFLSLPPNPETREGSGSVYEVNNKLGDVGVIGKGELDGPEDVILDEDDNLYCGSRHGDVVRFFAPDYTRHEVYAHIGGHPLGMAFNSDQELVVCVGGMGLYKITRDREVVKLSDETNRSLLSVIDDSRMRIADDLDIAPDGRIYFSEATIRYNTSEWMLDAIEARGNGRLICYDPRDGSSRTVLSNLKFPNGICMTDDGESFLFAQTWDCSITRYWYDGPKKGRREKIIPDLPGYPDNINRASDGHFWCGLVGMRSPTFDLALRMPQYRKRMVYRVAADEWMYPNMNFGCLIKFDIDGNILEVLWDREGAKHPSLTSIREHKGKLYLGGLFNDRIGVYDIPGADPTWTGIKHYWGGKKDG comes from the coding sequence ATGAGTGCAAGCGAAGCTTTCATGCGCTGGCGGTATCGCCTCATCCCCGATCATGTGGTGGGCGAGATCCTGTCGAAGAACTGGATCGACAACGCCATTCCCATCCTCTTTCTCGGCGTTGCCGTCGCGATCTTTTCGACCATCCTGCCGGGGGTCATGACCACCGGCAGCCTCGCCATCCTTGCGCGGGTTCTGGGTGAATACCTGTTCATCGCCATGGGCATGACGCTGGTACTGAAGGCCGGCGGCATCGACCTCAGCGTCGGGTCCAACTTCGCCCTGTGCAATTTCGGCGCGCTCTATCTGGTCAACGCGCTCGGCCTGCCGCTGATCGTCGTCATTCCCGCGGTGCTGTTTCTGGGCGGTCTCGTGGGCGCGGTGAACGGCTTCCTCGTCGGTTACCTGCGGCTGCGCGCCTTCCTGACCACGCTGGTGACGCTGATCCTCGTGCGCGCCATCGTCGAGCTGCTCTCGCTCAAATACAGTGTTGCCGCCTCCTATTCCGAGACGCTGGTGCCGCAATGGGATTTCCTCGGCGCCGCCGACATTCTCGGCGTGCCCTTCAGCCTCATCGTGGCGGGCATCGTGGCGGTCGCCACCCATATCCTGATGACGCGCATGCGCTTTGGCTGGCATCTGAGCGCGGTCGGCGGCTCGCGCCGCTCGGCCTTCAACATTGGCCTGCCGGTGAAGCGGATCGTGGCGCAGACCTATATCTTCAGCGGCGTCTTCACCGCCGCCGGTGCGCTGTTCTATGCCTCGCGCCTCGGCAGCACCAGCGGCACCGTCGGGGTCGGGCTGGAGATCATCATCCTGACGGCGGCGGTTCTGGGCGGCAACAGCCTTGGCGGCGGGCGCGGCTCCGTGGCCAAGACGGTGATCGGCACGATGATCGTGGTTCTGGTGTCGAACGCGCTGATCCGCATGGGGCTGCGCACCGGCGCGAGCGAACTGGTGCTGGGCACCATCATGCTGGGCGCCGTGGCCATCGACGTGAAATGGATGAAGAACCGCCTCAAGGTGCTGAACAAGGCCTATGTCTCGCCCACCTTCCTGTCGCTGCCGCCGAACCCGGAGACGCGCGAGGGCTCGGGCTCGGTCTATGAGGTCAACAACAAGCTGGGCGATGTCGGCGTGATCGGCAAGGGCGAGCTCGACGGACCGGAGGACGTGATCCTCGATGAGGACGACAACCTCTATTGCGGCAGCCGTCACGGCGATGTCGTGCGGTTCTTCGCGCCCGATTACACGCGGCACGAGGTCTATGCCCATATCGGCGGGCACCCGCTGGGCATGGCGTTCAACAGCGATCAGGAGCTGGTGGTCTGCGTCGGCGGCATGGGGCTCTACAAGATCACCCGCGACCGCGAGGTGGTGAAGCTCTCGGATGAGACCAACCGCTCGCTGCTCTCGGTGATCGACGATTCCCGCATGCGGATCGCCGACGATCTCGATATCGCGCCGGACGGGCGGATCTACTTCTCCGAGGCGACCATCCGCTACAACACAAGCGAATGGATGCTGGATGCCATCGAGGCGCGGGGCAACGGGCGGCTCATCTGCTACGATCCGCGCGACGGATCCTCGCGCACGGTGCTGTCGAACCTCAAGTTCCCGAACGGCATCTGCATGACCGATGACGGCGAGTCCTTCCTCTTCGCCCAGACCTGGGATTGCAGCATCACCCGCTACTGGTACGACGGGCCGAAGAAGGGCAGGCGGGAAAAGATCATCCCCGATCTGCCGGGCTATCCCGACAACATCAACCGCGCCTCGGACGGCCATTTCTGGTGCGGTCTGGTGGGGATGCGTTCGCCCACCTTCGATCTCGCGCTGCGCATGCCGCAATACCGCAAGCGCATGGTCTACCGCGTCGCCGCCGACGAATGGATGTATCCGAACATGAATTTCGGCTGCCTCATCAAGTTCGATATCGACGGCAACATCCTTGAGGTGCTCTGGGACCGCGAAGGCGCGAAACACCCCTCGCTGACGTCGATCCGCGAGCACAAGGGCAAGCTCTATCTCGGCGGTTTGTTCAACGACCGGATCGGTGTCTACGACATCCCGGGCGCCGACCCGACCTGGACCGGGATCAAGCATTACTGGGGAGGGAAGAAAGATGGGTAA
- a CDS encoding sugar ABC transporter substrate-binding protein produces MPISAGYDLTQGWIAALERDAERLGYELQIRDPNWNIDAGAQALEQFIAEEPDILIFQNNDMHAYTKLVQRAMRAGINVIQMNLKTPVNSDAFIGGDWYKVGADVAKEGARMCGEDTSGKVAVLQGPVTSPPSLLGVAGIEDTLKDYPNITIVANQAADWDASKAHSIASTIIKQHGDLCAFIGLWDNQDIGAAAAVREAGLQGKVKVVTEGGGNQKSGCDNISNGMFASYVKVDTRDQAKQLASVVETLLQTNPEPGSAPFGLYTANTLLTPETVTASSCWTVEQIQAGN; encoded by the coding sequence GTGCCGATCTCTGCCGGCTACGACTTGACGCAGGGTTGGATTGCCGCGCTCGAACGCGATGCCGAGCGGCTGGGATACGAGCTTCAGATCCGCGATCCCAACTGGAACATCGACGCCGGCGCGCAGGCGCTCGAGCAGTTCATCGCCGAAGAGCCGGATATCCTGATCTTCCAGAACAACGACATGCACGCCTATACCAAGCTGGTGCAGCGGGCGATGCGCGCCGGCATCAATGTGATCCAGATGAACCTCAAGACGCCGGTCAATTCCGACGCCTTCATCGGCGGCGACTGGTACAAGGTCGGCGCCGATGTCGCCAAGGAGGGCGCACGCATGTGCGGCGAGGACACCTCGGGCAAGGTCGCGGTGCTTCAGGGGCCGGTGACCAGCCCGCCCAGCCTGCTCGGCGTCGCGGGGATCGAGGACACTCTGAAGGATTATCCCAACATCACCATCGTCGCCAATCAGGCCGCCGACTGGGATGCCTCCAAGGCGCACTCCATCGCCTCGACGATCATCAAGCAGCATGGCGATCTCTGCGCCTTCATCGGGCTCTGGGACAACCAGGATATCGGCGCGGCGGCGGCGGTGCGCGAGGCCGGGCTTCAGGGCAAGGTCAAGGTGGTGACCGAGGGCGGCGGCAACCAGAAATCCGGCTGCGACAATATCAGCAACGGCATGTTCGCCTCGTACGTGAAGGTCGACACGCGCGATCAGGCCAAGCAGCTCGCCTCTGTCGTCGAGACGCTGCTGCAAACCAATCCCGAGCCTGGCTCTGCGCCTTTCGGGCTTTATACCGCCAACACGCTGCTCACCCCGGAAACGGTGACGGCGTCGTCCTGCTGGACGGTCGAGCAGATCCAGGCCGGCAACTGA
- a CDS encoding ABC transporter permease codes for MAISAVLFVLFSVALESFFQVSNLLSLLQNVSILGILAIGMSVVIIGRGIDLTMVAVMVFSVGWSFSMYLDGMAIGPALALGLLLALAIGAVNGILIAYVEIPAIFATLAMATAISGLGRFALVDTDTLFITQDLGLLGQIGSGRLGAVVPMPVVLFLVLACLAYVGLRFTRYGAFVYAIGDNYMAARNNGIANRPMTVLMYTVSAAIAFAAGLIMTTTVSTVNTKLANSTMVYDIILVVVIGGIGLSGGKGSIRNVLSGTILIGLLLNGMTIMNISYSVQSIIKAVILLAAIIVDSMLNPRTNRPLSKGTSDAAISNIFQVSREEKSWNSESSRRHSPSPRCSAVSPGCKAPRSPKGRMTGSTISTRRPSRASASPSCRSLPATT; via the coding sequence TTGGCGATATCCGCCGTGCTTTTCGTTCTGTTTTCCGTCGCGCTCGAAAGCTTTTTTCAGGTCTCGAACCTTCTGTCGCTTTTGCAGAACGTGTCGATCCTCGGCATTCTCGCAATCGGCATGTCGGTGGTGATCATCGGGCGCGGCATCGACCTGACCATGGTGGCGGTCATGGTGTTTTCCGTGGGCTGGAGTTTTTCCATGTATCTGGACGGCATGGCCATCGGCCCGGCGCTGGCGCTCGGTCTGCTGCTGGCGCTGGCGATCGGTGCGGTCAACGGCATCCTGATCGCCTATGTCGAGATCCCGGCGATCTTTGCCACCCTCGCCATGGCCACCGCGATCTCGGGTCTGGGGCGTTTCGCGCTCGTCGATACCGACACGCTCTTCATCACCCAGGATCTGGGGCTGCTGGGGCAGATCGGGTCGGGCCGCCTCGGGGCGGTGGTGCCGATGCCGGTGGTGCTGTTCCTGGTGCTGGCATGCCTTGCCTATGTCGGGCTGCGCTTCACCCGCTACGGGGCCTTCGTCTACGCCATCGGCGACAACTACATGGCGGCGCGCAACAACGGCATCGCCAACCGCCCGATGACCGTGCTGATGTACACGGTGTCCGCCGCCATCGCCTTTGCGGCGGGGCTGATCATGACGACCACGGTGTCGACGGTGAACACCAAGCTCGCCAACTCGACCATGGTCTACGACATCATCCTCGTGGTGGTGATCGGCGGCATCGGGCTTTCGGGCGGCAAGGGCAGCATCCGCAACGTGCTCTCGGGCACGATCCTGATCGGGCTGCTGCTGAACGGCATGACGATCATGAACATCAGCTATTCGGTCCAGAGCATCATCAAGGCGGTCATTCTGCTGGCGGCGATCATCGTCGACTCGATGCTCAACCCGCGGACGAACAGACCTCTCAGCAAGGGGACATCTGACGCCGCCATCTCAAACATATTCCAAGTCTCAAGGGAGGAGAAATCATGGAATTCGGAAAGCTCAAGACGTCATTCGCCCTCGCCGCGCTGCTCTGCGGTGTCGCCGGGCTGCAAAGCCCCGCGGTCGCCGAAAGGCCGGATGACGGGCTCTACGATCTCTACGAGGCGGCCTTCGAGGGCAAGCGCGTCGCCTTCGTGCCGATCTCTGCCGGCTACGACTTGA
- a CDS encoding NAD-dependent epimerase/dehydratase family protein — translation MKVLVTGGLGVNGAFVTRELVSRGHEVVVADRQTDMSLLGPVAGEVALRNADIMDRDAMSDLLVSHRIEGVIHMAALISGLQEDPLRGFLVNGLGAVQLMDAAQKAGVKRFVYTSSRAVYGNITGEHAYPTYTPVGEDHPLDANSVYDATKLAGEMMGRNFAKLGLEFVALRFATIYGPGKLVRHGPMGILSRIIENGMLGVPLEIAQGGEERDDIIYVGDVGRACVAALEHEKPGFDAYNISSGTGVTLEEFADAAKAHVPNIDFKIGPGLDFFNAGVRYAGVLDNSRAKTDLGFAPKYDLNTGIEAYIATMDELGLLPTAT, via the coding sequence ATGAAAGTACTGGTGACCGGAGGGCTGGGCGTCAACGGCGCGTTTGTCACGCGGGAGCTTGTGAGCCGCGGCCACGAGGTCGTCGTGGCCGACCGCCAGACCGACATGTCGCTGCTGGGGCCCGTCGCCGGCGAGGTCGCGCTGCGCAATGCCGACATCATGGACCGCGACGCGATGAGCGACCTGCTGGTGAGCCACCGGATCGAGGGGGTCATCCACATGGCCGCGCTGATCTCCGGCTTGCAGGAGGATCCGCTCAGGGGCTTTCTGGTCAACGGCCTCGGCGCGGTGCAGCTGATGGACGCGGCGCAGAAGGCGGGGGTGAAGCGCTTTGTCTACACCAGCTCGCGCGCGGTCTATGGCAATATCACCGGCGAACACGCCTATCCGACCTATACGCCGGTCGGCGAAGATCACCCGCTCGACGCGAACAGCGTCTATGACGCGACCAAGCTCGCGGGCGAGATGATGGGTCGGAACTTCGCCAAGCTCGGGCTGGAATTCGTCGCCCTGCGCTTTGCCACGATCTACGGCCCCGGCAAGCTGGTGCGGCACGGGCCCATGGGCATCCTGTCGCGGATTATCGAGAACGGCATGCTGGGCGTGCCGCTGGAGATCGCCCAGGGCGGCGAAGAGCGCGACGACATCATCTATGTCGGCGATGTGGGCCGTGCCTGCGTTGCGGCGCTGGAGCATGAAAAGCCCGGTTTTGATGCCTATAACATCTCGTCCGGGACCGGGGTCACGCTCGAGGAGTTTGCAGACGCCGCAAAGGCCCATGTGCCGAATATCGACTTCAAGATCGGCCCCGGTCTGGATTTCTTCAATGCCGGTGTCCGCTATGCCGGCGTGCTCGACAATTCCCGGGCGAAAACCGATCTGGGATTTGCGCCAAAATACGATCTGAATACCGGGATCGAGGCCTATATCGCGACCATGGATGAATTGGGGCTTTTGCCGACCGCGACGTGA
- a CDS encoding aldehyde dehydrogenase, translated as MKRYQVFIGNAWQDSASREVFQSYNPFTGEPWSEIPKCDARDVDAAVEAAHDALYSGEWGRMAPTQRGALMRKLGDLITRDAEKLAAVEVRDNGKLLAEVNGQVRYLPQWLYFYGGLADKINGAVVPIDKPDMFTYTLREPVGVVAAIVPWNSPLMLMMWKLAPALAAGCTFVLKPSEHTSASALEFAALMQEAGFPPGVFNVVTGFGKDVGDPLTVHPKVAKIAFTGGEAAGRTIMENAAPSFKRLTLELGGKSAQIVFPDADLDAAVSGGIAGIFAATGQTCIAGSRLLVHESIYDAYLDRFVASAKTARMGDPMEMGTQVGPVTTKPQFERILSYIEIAKGEGARCVLGGNAAGRPECGSGWFIEPTVFADVRNDMRIAQEEVFGPVVSVIPFREDEEAYAIANDTSYGLAAGVWTFSIKRATVAPKRLRAGTVWVNTYRTASFLMPFGGVKASGFGRENGIEAINQYLETKSVWLSYEAETKNPFVMR; from the coding sequence TTGAAACGATATCAGGTGTTCATCGGCAATGCCTGGCAGGACAGCGCCTCGCGGGAGGTGTTCCAAAGCTACAATCCCTTCACGGGTGAGCCTTGGTCGGAAATCCCGAAATGCGATGCGCGCGATGTGGATGCGGCGGTCGAGGCGGCGCATGACGCGCTTTATTCCGGCGAATGGGGGCGAATGGCCCCGACGCAGCGCGGCGCCCTGATGCGGAAACTCGGCGATCTGATCACGCGCGACGCCGAGAAGCTGGCCGCCGTCGAGGTTCGCGACAACGGCAAGCTGTTGGCCGAGGTGAATGGGCAGGTCCGCTATCTGCCGCAATGGCTGTATTTCTATGGTGGGCTTGCGGACAAGATCAACGGCGCGGTCGTGCCGATCGACAAGCCGGACATGTTCACCTACACGCTGCGCGAGCCGGTCGGCGTGGTCGCCGCCATCGTGCCGTGGAACTCGCCGCTTATGCTGATGATGTGGAAGCTGGCGCCGGCGCTGGCCGCGGGCTGCACCTTCGTGCTGAAACCGTCCGAGCACACCTCGGCCTCGGCGCTGGAATTCGCCGCGCTCATGCAGGAGGCGGGGTTCCCGCCTGGGGTCTTCAACGTCGTGACCGGTTTCGGCAAGGATGTCGGCGATCCGCTCACCGTGCATCCGAAAGTGGCCAAGATCGCCTTTACCGGCGGCGAAGCGGCGGGCCGGACGATCATGGAAAACGCGGCGCCGAGCTTCAAGCGGCTGACGCTGGAGCTGGGCGGGAAATCCGCGCAGATCGTCTTTCCGGATGCCGATCTTGACGCGGCGGTCTCGGGTGGCATCGCGGGGATCTTTGCGGCGACGGGTCAGACCTGCATCGCCGGTTCGCGGCTGCTGGTGCATGAGAGCATCTATGACGCCTATCTCGACCGCTTCGTTGCCTCGGCCAAGACCGCTCGCATGGGCGATCCGATGGAGATGGGCACCCAGGTCGGGCCGGTGACCACAAAGCCGCAATTCGAGCGCATCCTCTCTTATATCGAGATCGCCAAGGGCGAGGGCGCGCGCTGCGTGCTGGGTGGCAACGCGGCGGGGCGTCCGGAATGTGGCAGCGGCTGGTTCATCGAGCCCACGGTCTTTGCCGATGTGCGCAACGATATGCGCATCGCGCAGGAGGAGGTGTTCGGCCCGGTCGTATCGGTGATCCCGTTCCGCGAGGACGAAGAGGCCTATGCCATCGCCAACGACACCAGTTACGGGCTGGCCGCCGGTGTCTGGACCTTCAGCATCAAGCGCGCGACCGTGGCGCCGAAACGGCTGCGCGCGGGTACCGTCTGGGTCAATACCTATCGTACCGCGAGTTTCCTCATGCCCTTTGGCGGGGTGAAGGCCTCGGGCTTTGGGCGGGAGAACGGGATCGAGGCGATCAACCAGTATCTCGAAACCAAATCGGTCTGGCTGTCCTATGAGGCGGAGACGAAGAACCCCTTCGTCATGCGCTAG
- the dctP gene encoding TRAP transporter substrate-binding protein DctP, whose product MNRFLRGLAASVAFATVASGALAKDLKILASWDESYAAVGEVLEPFMEYLEAEITEELGLSRFGPETIPPFEQLNPVAQGLFDFLYTNGGYHYNDIAVGMALDALSGSSETLHESGMWDFADQEYQKRGLKLIAVFYDTNGFHMILKEPLTDDGLTGRRIRGTPLYHPVISALGGSPVVLPGGEIYPALERGVVDGAAWPAVGAVNYRWFEVAGYFVRPTFGQVSHMLLMNLDTWNALGETTQAEIAAAARSYETESSKIFDGLASKEVETLIAEGMQQTDFQDDIAANLKSAWFNGVTDLAATINPDAIARMRDIAETAGIGE is encoded by the coding sequence ATGAACAGATTTCTGCGCGGCCTTGCCGCATCCGTCGCCTTTGCGACCGTCGCGAGCGGCGCATTGGCCAAGGACCTGAAGATCCTGGCGAGCTGGGACGAGAGCTATGCGGCCGTCGGCGAGGTGCTGGAGCCCTTCATGGAGTATCTCGAGGCCGAGATCACGGAAGAGCTGGGCCTGTCGCGCTTCGGCCCCGAGACCATCCCGCCCTTCGAGCAGCTGAACCCCGTGGCGCAGGGCCTGTTCGATTTCCTCTATACGAATGGCGGCTATCACTACAACGATATCGCCGTGGGCATGGCGCTGGATGCGCTCAGCGGCAGCAGCGAGACACTGCACGAATCCGGCATGTGGGATTTTGCCGATCAGGAATATCAGAAACGCGGGCTGAAACTCATTGCGGTGTTCTACGACACCAACGGCTTTCACATGATCCTGAAGGAGCCGCTGACCGATGACGGGCTGACCGGGCGGCGTATTCGCGGCACCCCGCTGTATCATCCGGTGATCTCGGCGCTCGGTGGCTCGCCCGTGGTGCTGCCCGGCGGCGAGATCTATCCGGCGCTGGAGCGCGGCGTGGTCGATGGTGCCGCCTGGCCGGCGGTGGGCGCGGTGAACTACCGCTGGTTCGAGGTGGCGGGCTATTTCGTGCGCCCGACCTTCGGGCAGGTCAGCCACATGCTGCTGATGAACCTCGACACCTGGAACGCGCTTGGCGAAACGACACAGGCCGAGATCGCCGCGGCGGCGCGGAGCTATGAGACGGAAAGCTCGAAGATCTTCGACGGGCTTGCCTCCAAGGAAGTGGAGACGCTGATCGCCGAGGGCATGCAGCAGACAGATTTTCAGGACGATATCGCTGCCAATCTCAAGAGCGCCTGGTTCAACGGCGTCACCGACCTGGCAGCCACGATCAATCCCGACGCCATCGCGCGGATGCGGGACATCGCCGAGACCGCCGGCATCGGCGAATAA